From one Brachypodium distachyon strain Bd21 chromosome 4, Brachypodium_distachyon_v3.0, whole genome shotgun sequence genomic stretch:
- the LOC104584923 gene encoding uncharacterized protein LOC104584923 isoform X1 — MDVPGNRPVLHDGADYGITESLSGSIDDQGAIAPAAQEGDEEEDESLITESLSASIDDQGAIAPAAQERDEEDKSLITEILTISPAKSLDTRVACLIAWASDDIDRVNYFEPSMVRIGPFHRQDPSQQSADRMEQKKKRVLPGLLASNEQDEAGRREELRSHLEAMESVERVARRCYNRSFGWMTSKEYAHMLLLDGCFLYSRFVSAAGIGDDIAVDRDVIFLLENQIPFFVLEEIHRQLIKTGRVQDTSPGAVLDEVAKRVRRVLQRNNYIALGNVNVPSSHPSPCHLLHLLYMYFTPTLGRVPATPAPAGRPGSIAWFISIVDTNGNRAGPPLQGQPTNNNNNNNTSDPVLPQVRWRTATQYYAAGVGFVKRKLGDQGARCILDVELTVGWLTGGTLHVPCLTIDINTFRMLRNMVALEQKSLQQTSQSSHVTAYCLFLSQIAGTKEDVELLVSKGIIAHLLRSIDDVAQGLAGLCSAVVFDVDNPDLNYLSSKHKALEPLYHSNWGRAIAWLWHVKCDNPLKALAVLAAVVVSIVTVLQLVFAGLSYGRGN, encoded by the exons ATGGACGTTCCAG GGAATAGACCGGTACTGCACGATGGTGCCGATTACGGGATAACAGAGTCGTTGAGCGGATCTATAGATGATCAAG GGGCAATTGCGCCGGCAGCACAGGAAggggacgaagaagaagatgaatcCCTGATAACAGAGTCGTTGAGCGCATCTATAGATGATCAAG GGGCAATTGCTCCGGCAGCACAGGAAAGGGACGAAGAAGATAAATCCCTGATAACAGAGATCCTAACAATTTCTCCGGCCAAGTCGCTGGACACTAGGGTGGCGTGCCTGATTGCGTGGGCCAGCGACGACATCGACCGCGTGAATTATTTCGAACCAAGCATGGTCCGCATCGGCCCATTCCACCGCCAGGATCCATCTCAACAATCAGCTGACAGGAtggagcagaagaagaagcgggtACTCCCGGGCTTGCTCGCCAGCAACGAACAAGACGAAGCAGGACGTCGAGAGGAGCTGAGGAGCCACCTGGAAGCCATGGAGAGCGTGGAGCGCGTTGCACGGCGGTGCTACAACAGGAGCTTCGGCTGGATGACGAGCAAGGAGTACGCTcacatgctgctgctggacgGCTGCTTCCTCTACTCACGCttcgtctccgccgccggcatcgGCGACGACATCGCCGTCGACcgcgacgtcatcttcctcctggAGAACCAGATACCTTTCTTCGTCCTGGAGGAAATCCACCGGCAGTTAATCAAAACCGGAAGAGTCCAGGATACCAGTCCAGGTGCAGTCCTCGATGAGGTCGCCAAGCGCGTCCGACGAGTGCTGCAGCGCAATAACTACATCGCACTCGGCAATGTTAACGTACCATCGTCGCATCCATCTCCATGCCATCTTCTCCACCTGCTCTACATGTACTTCACGCCTACTCTCGGGAGGGTCCCTGCCACTCCAGCGCCTGCAGGTCGACCAGGTTCAATTGCTTGGTTCATCAGCATCGTCGACACCAATGGCAACCGAGCAGGGCCGCCGTTGCAGGGGCAACctaccaacaacaacaacaacaacaacactaGTGACCCCGTACTGCCCCAGGTTCGTTGGCGCACGGCGACACAGTACTACGCCGCCGGTGTGGGGTTCGTCAAGCGGAAGCTCGGCGACCAAGGGGCGCGCTGCATCCTGGACGTGGAGCTCACTGTCGGATGGCTCACAGGAGGCACGCTCCACGTCCCTTGCCTGACCATCGACATCAACACCTTCAGGATGCTGCGCAACATGGTGGCCCTGGAGCAGAAGAGCCTGCAGCAGACGTCTCAGAGTTCCCACGTCACCGCCTACTGCCTCTTCTTGTCGCAGATCGCCGGCACCAAGGAGGACGTGGAGCTGCTCGTCTCCAAGGGCATCATCGCGCATCTGCTCAGGAGCATCGACGACGTCGCCCAAGGCCTCGCGGGGCTCTGCAGCGCCGTCGTCTTTGACGTCGACAACCCGGACCTCAACTACCTCAGTTCCAAGCACAAGGCGCTTGAGCCGCTCTACCACAGCAACTGGGGGAGGGCCATTGCGTGGCTGTGGCACGTCAAGTGCGATAACCCTTTGAAGGCGCTGGCAGTCCTGGCTGCTGTTGTCGTCAGCATAGTCACCGTGCTGCAGTTGGTTTTTGCAGGACTCAGCTACGGCAGAGGCAACTAA
- the LOC104584923 gene encoding uncharacterized protein LOC104584923 isoform X2, whose product MDVPGNRPVLHDGADYGITESLSGSIDDQGAIAPAAQERDEEDKSLITEILTISPAKSLDTRVACLIAWASDDIDRVNYFEPSMVRIGPFHRQDPSQQSADRMEQKKKRVLPGLLASNEQDEAGRREELRSHLEAMESVERVARRCYNRSFGWMTSKEYAHMLLLDGCFLYSRFVSAAGIGDDIAVDRDVIFLLENQIPFFVLEEIHRQLIKTGRVQDTSPGAVLDEVAKRVRRVLQRNNYIALGNVNVPSSHPSPCHLLHLLYMYFTPTLGRVPATPAPAGRPGSIAWFISIVDTNGNRAGPPLQGQPTNNNNNNNTSDPVLPQVRWRTATQYYAAGVGFVKRKLGDQGARCILDVELTVGWLTGGTLHVPCLTIDINTFRMLRNMVALEQKSLQQTSQSSHVTAYCLFLSQIAGTKEDVELLVSKGIIAHLLRSIDDVAQGLAGLCSAVVFDVDNPDLNYLSSKHKALEPLYHSNWGRAIAWLWHVKCDNPLKALAVLAAVVVSIVTVLQLVFAGLSYGRGN is encoded by the exons ATGGACGTTCCAG GGAATAGACCGGTACTGCACGATGGTGCCGATTACGGGATAACAGAGTCGTTGAGCGGATCTATAGATGATCAAG GGGCAATTGCTCCGGCAGCACAGGAAAGGGACGAAGAAGATAAATCCCTGATAACAGAGATCCTAACAATTTCTCCGGCCAAGTCGCTGGACACTAGGGTGGCGTGCCTGATTGCGTGGGCCAGCGACGACATCGACCGCGTGAATTATTTCGAACCAAGCATGGTCCGCATCGGCCCATTCCACCGCCAGGATCCATCTCAACAATCAGCTGACAGGAtggagcagaagaagaagcgggtACTCCCGGGCTTGCTCGCCAGCAACGAACAAGACGAAGCAGGACGTCGAGAGGAGCTGAGGAGCCACCTGGAAGCCATGGAGAGCGTGGAGCGCGTTGCACGGCGGTGCTACAACAGGAGCTTCGGCTGGATGACGAGCAAGGAGTACGCTcacatgctgctgctggacgGCTGCTTCCTCTACTCACGCttcgtctccgccgccggcatcgGCGACGACATCGCCGTCGACcgcgacgtcatcttcctcctggAGAACCAGATACCTTTCTTCGTCCTGGAGGAAATCCACCGGCAGTTAATCAAAACCGGAAGAGTCCAGGATACCAGTCCAGGTGCAGTCCTCGATGAGGTCGCCAAGCGCGTCCGACGAGTGCTGCAGCGCAATAACTACATCGCACTCGGCAATGTTAACGTACCATCGTCGCATCCATCTCCATGCCATCTTCTCCACCTGCTCTACATGTACTTCACGCCTACTCTCGGGAGGGTCCCTGCCACTCCAGCGCCTGCAGGTCGACCAGGTTCAATTGCTTGGTTCATCAGCATCGTCGACACCAATGGCAACCGAGCAGGGCCGCCGTTGCAGGGGCAACctaccaacaacaacaacaacaacaacactaGTGACCCCGTACTGCCCCAGGTTCGTTGGCGCACGGCGACACAGTACTACGCCGCCGGTGTGGGGTTCGTCAAGCGGAAGCTCGGCGACCAAGGGGCGCGCTGCATCCTGGACGTGGAGCTCACTGTCGGATGGCTCACAGGAGGCACGCTCCACGTCCCTTGCCTGACCATCGACATCAACACCTTCAGGATGCTGCGCAACATGGTGGCCCTGGAGCAGAAGAGCCTGCAGCAGACGTCTCAGAGTTCCCACGTCACCGCCTACTGCCTCTTCTTGTCGCAGATCGCCGGCACCAAGGAGGACGTGGAGCTGCTCGTCTCCAAGGGCATCATCGCGCATCTGCTCAGGAGCATCGACGACGTCGCCCAAGGCCTCGCGGGGCTCTGCAGCGCCGTCGTCTTTGACGTCGACAACCCGGACCTCAACTACCTCAGTTCCAAGCACAAGGCGCTTGAGCCGCTCTACCACAGCAACTGGGGGAGGGCCATTGCGTGGCTGTGGCACGTCAAGTGCGATAACCCTTTGAAGGCGCTGGCAGTCCTGGCTGCTGTTGTCGTCAGCATAGTCACCGTGCTGCAGTTGGTTTTTGCAGGACTCAGCTACGGCAGAGGCAACTAA